In a single window of the Acinetobacter sp. CS-2 genome:
- a CDS encoding EpsG family protein encodes MINLIINRRKLYSLLAFPLALIIVSIPWLSNYSGYRDIDAFTYVNLLDLGMYDESLKYSFSNIISYVKNEWVWGFFVTFLSAIGLSSKFIFFTFIPFLIYFILVRILIFKTNIYYCIFLIHPLLILFNFSQLRLALAISLFFYAYYFFRKNLAVFFILTLICIFMHTSMVLFVSVFYFISILLDRINRIDVKLVSLVLFGFLLAFLTGPFISVILGAIGDNRRSEIYSSNEWNSSYLSSVYWLSLLMVFFVDVYKRKIISFEVAASIVFISLVIISPFFTGGYPYRFLTAVLILIIIAISQLSLKNRILASSLLMISFIQQSITIMHWI; translated from the coding sequence GTGATTAATTTAATTATTAATAGACGAAAACTTTACTCGCTATTAGCTTTTCCTCTGGCATTAATAATTGTCAGTATTCCCTGGTTAAGTAACTATTCTGGATATAGAGATATAGATGCATTTACGTATGTGAATTTACTTGATTTAGGTATGTATGATGAATCTTTAAAATATAGTTTCTCAAATATTATTTCATATGTGAAAAATGAGTGGGTTTGGGGCTTTTTTGTAACATTTTTAAGTGCGATAGGTTTGTCATCAAAATTTATTTTTTTTACTTTCATCCCGTTTTTAATTTATTTTATTTTAGTCCGAATTTTAATATTTAAAACTAATATTTATTATTGTATTTTTTTGATACACCCATTATTGATTCTATTTAACTTTAGTCAGCTTCGTTTAGCACTGGCAATATCATTGTTTTTTTATGCATATTACTTTTTTAGGAAAAATTTAGCTGTTTTCTTTATTTTAACTTTAATTTGTATATTTATGCATACATCAATGGTGTTATTTGTATCGGTATTTTATTTTATTAGTATTTTACTGGATAGAATTAATAGGATTGATGTTAAACTGGTTTCTTTAGTTTTATTTGGTTTTTTGCTCGCATTTTTAACCGGTCCATTTATTTCAGTGATTTTGGGAGCAATTGGCGATAACCGTCGTTCAGAAATTTATTCAAGTAATGAGTGGAACTCTTCCTATTTATCATCAGTATATTGGTTGTCTTTATTGATGGTTTTTTTTGTTGATGTTTATAAAAGAAAAATTATTAGTTTTGAGGTTGCGGCTAGTATTGTTTTTATTTCACTAGTCATAATTAGTCCATTTTTTACAGGCGGTTACCCATATAGGTTTTTAACGGCAGTTTTAATTTTGATTATTATTGCTATTTCTCAGTTGAGTTTGAAAAATAGGATCTTGGCAAGCTCTTTGTTAATGATCAGTTTTATTCAACAGTCAATAACAATTATGCATTGGATTTAA
- a CDS encoding glycosyltransferase, protein MKILYLITGLGGGGAEKVVADLANQMFQSGHQVKIAYLKGEVVVRPKSNEIELVYLGLESLKQSTSAYKKYKNLLQTFKPHVVHAHMVHANIFARLSRIFLPIPKLICTAHSNNEGGKARMLAYRATHYLSDLTTNVSQSASDSFETLGAVPKNGITTIYNGIDLERFQRNEQANLEVRLALGLSDNDLMLLAVGRLHEAKDYPNLFHAIEILLKQDDEHKNIYLFVVGDGDLRSELEHLITEKKLSTQVHLLGRRNDIPQLMSAADLFILSSSFEGFGLVVAEAMACQTYVVATDCGGVKEVMGDTGILVQPQNSLDLAQALMRAINLSDVEVIQNNMKAVMHVSKNFDLKIIVTKWLEIYAK, encoded by the coding sequence ATGAAAATCCTATATTTAATTACAGGCCTAGGCGGTGGCGGCGCAGAAAAAGTTGTGGCTGACCTTGCAAACCAAATGTTCCAAAGTGGGCATCAAGTTAAAATTGCCTATTTAAAAGGTGAGGTCGTTGTACGACCTAAAAGTAATGAAATAGAATTGGTTTATTTAGGATTAGAGTCTCTTAAACAATCTACTTCTGCGTATAAAAAATATAAAAATCTTTTGCAGACTTTTAAACCGCATGTAGTGCATGCACATATGGTTCATGCCAATATTTTTGCACGTTTATCTCGTATCTTTCTCCCGATTCCAAAGTTAATTTGCACTGCGCACAGTAATAATGAGGGAGGAAAAGCCCGAATGTTAGCGTATAGGGCCACACATTATTTATCAGACTTGACAACAAATGTAAGTCAATCTGCATCTGACAGTTTTGAGACGCTTGGCGCAGTTCCAAAAAATGGCATAACAACAATTTATAATGGAATTGATTTAGAGCGATTTCAACGGAATGAACAAGCAAATCTGGAAGTGCGTTTAGCCCTTGGACTATCTGACAATGATTTAATGCTGTTGGCTGTAGGGCGATTACACGAAGCAAAAGATTATCCCAATTTATTTCATGCTATTGAAATCTTATTGAAACAAGATGATGAGCATAAAAACATCTATTTATTTGTAGTTGGCGATGGTGATTTAAGATCGGAATTAGAACATCTCATTACTGAAAAAAAACTAAGTACTCAAGTTCACTTACTTGGAAGAAGAAATGATATTCCACAATTAATGTCAGCTGCTGATTTATTTATTCTTTCTTCTTCTTTCGAAGGCTTTGGTTTAGTTGTGGCTGAAGCAATGGCGTGTCAAACTTACGTTGTTGCAACTGACTGTGGTGGAGTGAAAGAAGTGATGGGGGATACAGGAATATTAGTTCAACCTCAAAATAGCTTAGATCTGGCTCAAGCTTTGATGCGAGCAATTAATCTGTCTGACGTAGAAGTTATTCAAAATAATATGAAAGCGGTTATGCATGTAAGCAAAAATTTTGATTTAAAAATTATTGTGACGAAGTGGTTAGAAATATATGCAAAATAA
- a CDS encoding glycosyltransferase family 4 protein, which translates to MQNKKIIIIGTTASNLYIFRKDFIAACIVKKIDVVVFVSEYTAEWIAKLSELGADVVTYKLSRGGLNPFADIQTTMELINKIKSINPDIVLSYSAKPVIYGSIAAKAAKVPDIVGMLEGLGYTFTDQPEGQNFKTKLVRNIQVLLYRIAFKFMDKIIFLNRDDKKDLMHFYNFKKPEAYILGGIGLNLNNYQFSTALVQPVKFLFIGRLLKEKGVFELIEAIRIVKSKYPNCSFTVLGAIDHENLGALKQEKLDELIAEKLFEYPGYVANVQEWITNSSVFVLPSYREGVPRSTQEAMAIGRPVITTDVPGCRDTVIDGVNGFLIPKWDVNALVEKMCFFIENPDQINIMGKESYKIACEKFDVVKVNKKLFEIMEIKD; encoded by the coding sequence ATGCAAAATAAAAAGATTATAATCATCGGTACAACTGCATCTAATCTCTATATTTTTAGGAAAGACTTTATAGCAGCGTGTATTGTAAAAAAAATAGACGTTGTCGTTTTTGTTTCGGAATATACGGCTGAGTGGATTGCTAAATTATCTGAATTAGGTGCAGACGTAGTGACTTACAAATTAAGTCGTGGTGGCTTAAATCCGTTTGCGGATATTCAAACAACCATGGAACTAATTAATAAAATAAAAAGTATAAATCCAGATATTGTTTTATCTTATTCCGCGAAACCTGTTATTTATGGCTCTATTGCCGCTAAAGCAGCGAAAGTTCCAGACATCGTCGGTATGCTTGAGGGGCTAGGTTACACTTTTACCGATCAACCAGAAGGGCAGAACTTTAAAACGAAACTGGTTCGTAATATTCAAGTGTTATTATATAGAATCGCATTTAAATTTATGGATAAAATAATTTTTTTAAATCGAGATGATAAAAAAGACTTAATGCATTTTTATAACTTCAAAAAACCTGAAGCTTATATCCTTGGTGGTATCGGTTTAAACTTAAACAATTATCAATTTTCTACGGCTTTAGTCCAACCCGTTAAATTTTTATTTATTGGTCGTTTACTAAAGGAAAAGGGGGTATTTGAACTAATTGAAGCTATACGTATTGTCAAATCAAAATATCCTAATTGTTCTTTTACAGTACTTGGAGCGATTGATCATGAAAATTTAGGTGCTTTGAAACAAGAAAAACTTGATGAACTAATTGCTGAAAAATTATTTGAGTATCCAGGTTATGTAGCTAATGTGCAGGAGTGGATCACAAATTCGAGTGTTTTTGTCCTACCATCCTATAGAGAAGGTGTACCTCGTAGTACCCAAGAAGCGATGGCTATTGGCCGTCCTGTGATTACGACAGATGTACCGGGTTGTCGTGATACTGTAATTGATGGGGTCAATGGATTCTTAATTCCTAAATGGGATGTGAATGCACTTGTAGAAAAAATGTGTTTTTTTATTGAAAACCCTGACCAAATCAACATTATGGGCAAAGAAAGTTATAAAATTGCCTGTGAAAAATTTGATGTTGTTAAAGTGAATAAAAAACTATTTGAAATTATGGAAATTAAAGACTGA
- a CDS encoding sugar transferase, with protein sequence MKRLVDVVISLIALILLSPIFCLVAFKVRKNLGSPIFFLQERPGKDGKLFKMIKFRSMKDAVDKEGNPLPDEQRITSFGQKLRSTSLDEMPQLINVLKGDMSVVGPRPMLKDFVALYSPEQARRLEVKPGMTGLAQVSGRNELDYEERFKCDVWYVDNHNTWVDFKIMFKTVGVMTKREGINAPGHVGPSLFQGNDPEKIKDEIRS encoded by the coding sequence ATGAAACGTTTAGTTGATGTTGTCATCTCACTAATAGCACTAATCCTCTTATCACCAATTTTTTGCTTAGTTGCATTTAAAGTCCGTAAAAACTTAGGTTCTCCAATCTTTTTTCTGCAAGAACGTCCGGGTAAAGATGGCAAGCTTTTTAAAATGATTAAGTTTCGGTCGATGAAAGATGCAGTGGATAAAGAAGGTAATCCATTACCAGATGAACAGCGTATTACGTCTTTTGGACAAAAATTGCGTTCTACAAGTTTAGATGAAATGCCACAACTCATAAATGTCTTAAAGGGCGATATGAGTGTTGTTGGACCACGACCTATGCTTAAAGACTTTGTAGCATTATATTCACCAGAGCAAGCTCGCCGTTTGGAAGTTAAGCCTGGTATGACTGGTCTAGCACAGGTAAGTGGTCGAAATGAACTTGATTATGAAGAGCGTTTTAAATGCGATGTTTGGTATGTAGATAACCATAATACTTGGGTTGATTTTAAAATCATGTTCAAAACAGTCGGTGTGATGACGAAACGCGAAGGTATTAATGCACCAGGTCATGTTGGCCCTTCTTTATTTCAAGGGAACGATCCTGAAAAAATTAAAGATGAAATCAGGTCATAA
- the galU gene encoding UTP--glucose-1-phosphate uridylyltransferase GalU, protein MIKKALLPVAGLGTRFLPASKSIPKEMVTVVDRPAIEYVVKEAVAAGIEQIILVTHSSKASIENYFDRNFELETTLEHKKKFDLLKEITEILPPNVSVISVRQPQPLGLGHAVLCAKAVVGDDGFAVLLPDVLVKDSSETNDLSLMIQRFDETHASQIMVEAVPDHMVDQYGIVDVASIPAEGQSIVMQGIVEKPAVGTAPSNLSVVGRYILPAKIMQLLENTPKGAGNEIQLTDAIAALQATDTVEAYRMKGQTFDCGSKLGYLKAVLHYGVDHPKLGEEFKALIKELKL, encoded by the coding sequence ATGATCAAAAAAGCCCTTCTTCCCGTTGCAGGTTTAGGTACACGCTTTTTGCCTGCGAGTAAATCTATTCCCAAAGAAATGGTCACAGTGGTTGACCGCCCAGCCATTGAATATGTAGTTAAAGAAGCAGTTGCAGCAGGTATTGAACAAATCATTTTAGTGACACACTCCTCAAAAGCATCCATTGAAAATTACTTTGATCGTAACTTTGAGCTGGAAACCACTCTAGAACATAAAAAGAAATTTGATTTACTCAAAGAAATCACTGAAATTTTACCGCCAAATGTGAGTGTAATCAGTGTACGCCAGCCTCAGCCACTAGGTTTAGGTCATGCTGTACTGTGTGCTAAAGCTGTTGTAGGGGATGATGGTTTTGCAGTATTACTGCCAGATGTTCTTGTAAAAGACTCATCGGAAACCAATGATTTGAGTTTAATGATCCAACGTTTTGATGAAACCCATGCATCACAAATTATGGTTGAAGCTGTACCAGATCACATGGTAGATCAATACGGCATTGTCGATGTTGCATCGATACCTGCAGAAGGTCAAAGCATCGTCATGCAAGGCATTGTCGAAAAACCGGCAGTCGGCACTGCGCCATCCAATTTATCTGTAGTTGGACGTTATATCTTACCGGCTAAAATCATGCAATTGCTCGAAAATACGCCTAAAGGTGCAGGTAATGAGATTCAGTTGACCGATGCAATTGCAGCTTTGCAAGCGACCGATACAGTGGAAGCCTATCGCATGAAAGGTCAAACTTTTGATTGCGGCAGTAAATTGGGCTATCTCAAAGCGGTTTTACATTATGGCGTAGACCATCCAAAGTTAGGTGAGGAATTTAAAGCGCTGATCAAAGAACTAAAACTATAA
- a CDS encoding nucleotide sugar dehydrogenase — translation MKVAVFGQTLFSSVFAALLAECGHHVFWCTLLKKPDSEHVYIQEEAVKNLLNKQQSSFFKYCDFNDIPLDVDAYFFSFNPVEEKQCIEILQNIKQRPIIHPKLMINASTLGLHGTEKFAKILHEDEWVYLPDMIQEGNALQSFAQAKQLIVGAASDVAQIKIKELLRPLFPRQQQYLFMPILDAEFTKLSISGMLATRISYINDLAMVAEKLGIDIESVRQGMAADNRIGGSYLYPGAGFGGENFSHDIQTLTHTVSAVGANSQLLAQVWEINEQQKEVLFRKLWNYYHGDLKGKTVAIWGAAFKEKTSSTKQSPIHAMLAALWAQGVKVKLHDPQALDEIKKIYGERPDLMYCTEQYEAVQDAHALCLLTAWKQYWSPNYTGLLKTMQHPLILDGRNIYDPAYVKSQGFAYMGVGR, via the coding sequence ATGAAGGTTGCAGTATTTGGACAAACACTTTTTTCAAGTGTATTTGCTGCTTTGCTAGCAGAATGCGGTCATCACGTTTTTTGGTGTACATTGTTAAAAAAACCTGATAGCGAACATGTTTATATACAAGAAGAAGCTGTCAAAAATCTACTCAATAAACAACAAAGTAGTTTTTTTAAATACTGCGACTTTAATGATATTCCACTAGATGTAGATGCTTATTTCTTCAGTTTTAACCCAGTTGAAGAAAAGCAATGTATTGAGATTCTTCAAAACATCAAACAACGTCCTATTATTCACCCTAAACTGATGATCAATGCGTCTACTTTAGGACTGCATGGGACAGAAAAATTTGCAAAAATTTTGCATGAAGATGAGTGGGTCTATTTACCCGACATGATTCAGGAAGGAAACGCTTTACAAAGCTTTGCCCAAGCCAAGCAGTTGATTGTTGGGGCTGCATCGGATGTTGCTCAAATTAAAATTAAGGAACTCTTACGCCCTTTATTCCCACGTCAGCAGCAGTATCTTTTTATGCCCATTTTAGATGCTGAATTTACCAAGTTGAGTATCTCTGGCATGTTGGCGACACGAATTAGTTATATCAATGACTTAGCAATGGTTGCTGAGAAATTAGGCATTGATATTGAGTCAGTTCGTCAGGGGATGGCTGCGGATAATCGTATTGGAGGATCTTATCTCTATCCGGGTGCAGGCTTTGGTGGAGAAAACTTTTCACATGATATTCAGACCCTAACGCATACGGTGTCAGCTGTTGGTGCAAATAGCCAATTACTAGCTCAAGTTTGGGAAATTAATGAGCAGCAAAAAGAAGTTTTATTCCGTAAATTATGGAATTATTATCATGGTGATTTAAAAGGGAAAACTGTTGCGATATGGGGCGCTGCATTTAAAGAAAAAACGTCTAGTACGAAACAATCTCCTATTCATGCCATGTTGGCAGCACTATGGGCTCAAGGTGTAAAAGTTAAATTACACGACCCTCAAGCCTTGGATGAAATTAAAAAAATATATGGTGAGCGACCTGATCTTATGTATTGCACAGAGCAATATGAGGCAGTGCAAGATGCACATGCTTTGTGCTTACTGACAGCATGGAAACAATATTGGAGTCCAAATTATACCGGATTGCTTAAAACCATGCAGCACCCACTTATTTTGGATGGGCGCAATATTTATGATCCAGCTTATGTGAAGTCTCAAGGTTTTGCATATATGGGGGTAGGACGTTAA
- the pgi gene encoding glucose-6-phosphate isomerase, giving the protein MAVKIQPYAVQNLDSVLGSLHSLKTEFENKHLTELFAEDPQRFDKFSVTLEPVVFDFSKHRINQSVVKNLVQWAQTQDLTSWIKRLFSTEEINYTEQRAAMHWALRLPKQDSQHPKIAAQVHTQLERMYALVEKIHAGQCRGATGEVIQDVVNIGVGGSDLGPLMVSHALSDFKKSTHKPLDVHFVSTIDGSQLSDLLHQLRPETTLFIISSKSFGTIDTLSNAQTVRLWLEKALGLESQILKHHFIGVSTKADKMTEWGIAADNQFLLWDWVGGRYSLWSCIGLPIALTIGVDGFKQLLAGAYAVDQHFQTAPFEQNIPVLMGLLGAWNNNFLDIQTHAVLPYDGRLKYFASYLQQLEMESNGKSIQRSGQKVDWDTCPIIWGEVGPNAQHAFYQLLHQGSQAVSCDFIAPVQRYQAQQFTYVDNAEALVAQHHLALSNCLAQSRLLAFGNQALDQQEVQDLPEYKQYEGNQPSSTILLQELNPYSLGMLIAMYEHKVFVQSVLWNINPFDQWGVEKGKEIANQLLPILNGNRKDISDLDGSTQGLLQILLGKTNG; this is encoded by the coding sequence ATGGCTGTTAAAATTCAACCTTATGCTGTACAAAATTTAGATTCAGTTTTAGGCAGTCTTCATAGTTTGAAAACTGAATTTGAAAATAAGCATTTAACAGAACTCTTTGCTGAAGACCCGCAACGATTCGATAAATTTTCTGTGACTTTAGAACCGGTGGTTTTTGATTTTAGTAAACATAGAATCAATCAGTCTGTTGTCAAAAACCTAGTCCAGTGGGCACAGACACAAGATTTAACCTCGTGGATAAAGCGTTTATTTTCTACTGAAGAAATTAACTATACCGAACAGCGTGCAGCCATGCATTGGGCGCTGCGGTTGCCAAAACAGGATTCGCAGCATCCTAAAATAGCTGCTCAAGTCCATACACAACTTGAGCGTATGTATGCTTTGGTAGAAAAAATTCATGCTGGTCAATGCCGCGGTGCAACGGGTGAAGTCATTCAAGACGTGGTGAATATTGGGGTCGGAGGGTCAGACTTAGGACCACTGATGGTGAGTCATGCCTTATCTGATTTCAAAAAATCCACACATAAGCCACTCGATGTACATTTTGTTTCGACCATTGATGGTAGTCAGCTTTCAGATTTATTGCATCAACTTCGCCCCGAAACCACGCTATTTATTATTTCTTCAAAATCGTTCGGGACCATTGATACCTTATCCAATGCGCAAACAGTGCGGTTATGGCTCGAAAAAGCACTTGGGCTAGAATCGCAAATTCTAAAGCATCATTTTATTGGCGTATCTACCAAAGCAGATAAAATGACAGAATGGGGCATTGCAGCCGATAACCAATTTTTGCTCTGGGATTGGGTCGGCGGTCGCTATTCACTTTGGTCATGTATTGGTTTACCGATTGCACTGACGATTGGAGTTGATGGCTTTAAACAACTGTTAGCTGGCGCATATGCGGTAGACCAGCATTTTCAGACGGCACCTTTCGAACAAAATATTCCTGTATTAATGGGCTTATTGGGTGCGTGGAATAATAATTTCCTTGATATTCAGACTCATGCAGTACTGCCTTATGATGGGCGTTTGAAATATTTCGCCTCTTATTTGCAGCAGTTAGAAATGGAATCGAATGGTAAATCGATTCAGCGTAGTGGCCAAAAAGTGGATTGGGATACTTGCCCAATTATATGGGGGGAAGTGGGACCAAATGCGCAGCATGCTTTTTATCAATTGCTGCATCAAGGTAGTCAAGCAGTGAGTTGTGATTTTATTGCGCCCGTGCAGCGCTATCAGGCCCAACAATTTACCTATGTCGATAATGCAGAGGCGCTGGTGGCACAGCATCATTTGGCCTTATCCAATTGTTTGGCTCAATCGCGCTTACTGGCATTTGGTAATCAGGCTTTGGATCAACAAGAAGTACAAGATTTGCCGGAATATAAACAATATGAAGGCAATCAACCAAGTTCAACCATTTTATTGCAAGAGCTAAATCCTTATAGTTTGGGCATGTTGATCGCAATGTATGAACATAAAGTTTTTGTACAGTCGGTACTTTGGAACATTAACCCGTTTGATCAATGGGGTGTAGAAAAAGGCAAAGAAATTGCCAATCAGCTACTTCCAATATTAAATGGTAATCGAAAGGATATTTCGGATTTAGATGGTTCAACGCAAGGCTTACTACAAATATTGTTAGGAAAAACCAATGGCTAA
- the galE gene encoding UDP-glucose 4-epimerase GalE — MAKILVTGGAGYIGSHTCIQLLSAGHDVVVLDNLSNSSVESLARVQALAAKKLDFVEGDILDQQILDQIFQHHSIDAVIHFAGLKAVGESQKEPLKYFENNISGSISLVKAMERAQVFKLVFSSSATVYDEANISPLNETMPTGMPSNNYGYTKLIVEQLLEKLSAADERWSIALLRYFNPVGAHQSGQMGEDPQGIPNNLMPYVTQVAVGRRDKLSIFGNDYDTVDGTGVRDYIHVVDLANAHLCALNHRLKTQGCRAWNIGTGNGISVKQIRDTFEKVNGVEIPFEYVPRREGDVATSFADNARAIAELDWQPQYGLEDMLKDSWNWQKQNPNGYN; from the coding sequence ATGGCTAAAATTTTAGTAACAGGTGGTGCAGGTTATATTGGTTCACATACTTGTATTCAACTTTTGAGCGCAGGGCATGACGTTGTTGTACTGGATAATTTGTCCAACAGTTCTGTCGAATCTTTAGCACGTGTTCAAGCGTTAGCAGCTAAAAAATTAGATTTTGTTGAAGGTGATATTCTCGATCAGCAAATTTTAGATCAAATTTTTCAGCATCATTCTATTGATGCTGTGATTCACTTTGCAGGTTTAAAAGCTGTGGGTGAAAGCCAAAAAGAGCCACTAAAATATTTTGAAAATAATATCTCAGGTTCTATTAGCTTAGTTAAAGCGATGGAGCGTGCTCAAGTCTTTAAGTTGGTCTTTAGTTCATCGGCAACCGTTTATGATGAAGCCAATATTTCACCCTTGAATGAAACCATGCCTACAGGTATGCCAAGTAATAACTATGGCTATACTAAACTGATTGTCGAGCAATTACTAGAAAAATTATCGGCTGCAGATGAGCGCTGGTCAATCGCTTTGCTGCGTTATTTTAACCCTGTAGGGGCACATCAAAGTGGTCAAATGGGTGAAGACCCACAAGGGATACCCAATAATTTGATGCCTTATGTCACACAGGTGGCAGTCGGCCGTCGTGATAAGTTGTCAATTTTTGGCAATGATTATGACACGGTAGATGGTACAGGTGTGCGTGATTATATTCACGTGGTCGATTTGGCTAATGCACATTTATGCGCATTGAATCATCGTTTAAAAACACAAGGATGCCGTGCTTGGAATATTGGTACAGGCAATGGAATTTCAGTAAAACAAATTCGAGATACTTTTGAAAAAGTGAATGGTGTTGAGATACCTTTTGAATATGTACCTCGTCGAGAAGGTGATGTTGCAACTTCATTTGCTGATAATGCCCGTGCTATCGCAGAGTTAGATTGGCAGCCTCAATATGGTTTAGAAGATATGTTGAAGGATAGCTGGAACTGGCAAAAGCAAAATCCAAATGGATACAACTAA
- a CDS encoding capsule assembly Wzi family protein, with protein sequence MKYQSLRVLSFAIFSSLALPVYAQGIILNNDGLRTDLNWLNQQGVIQISTSTWPLSGEEIQRALSTAKIENNAQQKVVNSVMANLEAENTSIKLALFAETDPQNIPQKFADEQKSQYQAALELNAGGTQWDARLRVNTEKDPIIDHGHDVNLEGSYIAGKLWNQWLIAGQIPTYWGPGHEGSLIRGDASRPVYGFTMQRAEQQAFETKWLSWIGPWQYQAFAGQLDDYSAIPDAKLLGLRLTAQPLPYLELGASRILQWGGEGRSESFDSLWNAIKGNDNFYDGDLDKSNQIAGFDARLNLNHWSGVPISLYGQYVGEDEAGLLPSKKMYLAGVDYSSQLNNLPFQVYAEWADTRTNGDVQGISYNHYIYQDGYYQHGFPLGHAMGGDGQMVSLGGDIRFDVMNRLNGRVLMAKVNQSNSSTNHAFAQKDEIKALDLTWTHYLKPNAPLKLNGWVSDSDVYGQDAGVSIGVEIPLDRSLF encoded by the coding sequence ATGAAATATCAATCTCTTAGGGTTTTATCATTTGCCATTTTTTCTTCTCTAGCTCTGCCGGTTTACGCTCAAGGGATCATTTTGAATAATGATGGTCTACGTACAGATCTAAATTGGCTGAACCAACAAGGTGTGATTCAAATCAGCACTTCGACTTGGCCATTGAGTGGTGAAGAAATTCAGCGTGCATTATCTACTGCCAAAATTGAAAATAATGCTCAGCAGAAAGTTGTCAATTCGGTTATGGCAAATTTAGAAGCAGAAAATACCTCTATTAAGCTCGCTTTATTTGCTGAAACAGATCCACAGAACATCCCGCAAAAATTTGCAGATGAGCAAAAATCGCAATATCAAGCGGCCCTTGAATTGAATGCAGGTGGAACGCAGTGGGATGCAAGACTGCGAGTCAATACTGAAAAAGATCCAATCATTGACCATGGACATGATGTCAATTTAGAAGGTTCTTATATTGCAGGAAAATTGTGGAATCAATGGTTGATTGCGGGACAAATCCCAACCTATTGGGGACCTGGACATGAAGGAAGCCTAATCCGTGGTGATGCGAGTCGCCCTGTTTATGGTTTTACTATGCAAAGAGCGGAACAACAGGCCTTTGAAACAAAGTGGTTGTCTTGGATTGGACCTTGGCAATATCAAGCTTTTGCAGGTCAATTAGATGACTACAGTGCGATTCCAGATGCCAAACTATTAGGGCTGCGTCTAACTGCACAGCCATTGCCTTACTTGGAGCTAGGCGCTTCTCGAATTCTTCAATGGGGAGGTGAGGGGCGCTCAGAAAGTTTTGACTCATTATGGAATGCAATTAAAGGTAATGACAACTTTTATGATGGCGATCTAGATAAGTCTAATCAAATTGCAGGTTTTGATGCACGCCTTAATTTAAACCACTGGAGTGGTGTCCCGATTAGCCTCTATGGGCAATATGTAGGTGAAGATGAAGCTGGGCTTCTTCCTTCAAAAAAAATGTATTTAGCAGGGGTAGATTATTCTTCACAATTGAATAATTTACCTTTCCAGGTGTATGCGGAATGGGCTGATACTCGAACCAATGGCGACGTACAAGGTATTTCCTATAATCACTATATTTATCAAGATGGCTATTATCAACACGGCTTCCCGTTAGGGCATGCCATGGGCGGGGATGGTCAAATGGTAAGTCTTGGTGGAGATATTCGCTTTGATGTTATGAATCGCTTAAATGGACGTGTGTTGATGGCAAAAGTCAATCAGTCTAATTCAAGTACCAATCATGCATTTGCGCAAAAAGATGAAATTAAAGCTTTAGATCTTACTTGGACACATTACTTAAAACCAAATGCGCCATTGAAGCTGAATGGATGGGTGAGTGATTCTGATGTCTATGGTCAAGATGCGGGAGTGTCTATCGGAGTCGAAATTCCATTGGATCGTTCATTATTTTAA